Genomic window (Capsicum annuum cultivar UCD-10X-F1 chromosome 10, UCD10Xv1.1, whole genome shotgun sequence):
TTTTTGGGGTTGATTTAGGCCCAGGGATCGTATCTTTACATGTTGAAacaataaaaattgaatctttttctGATGTTGAACATTTAGAACCTCTTTGCCTTGTAAACGTTGCTGTGTAAATTGAGTGACGTGTGATGTTGCGGACTTTGAAAATTATGTTAGGTGTGCCAATAAAGATGCAGTTTTTAAGTGATCGATGGATATACATATGTATTGCATAGAGAGAAGGTATTTTGGATGATGCTTGATCTTTGACGTATGTGATTTTTATACAAGTAGGAATACATGTCAATGTGTAGCAAATATAATAGCTATGTATCATGTCCTTGTGTACAATTTTGTTAGGTGCTAGCTATTTCTTTAGCCTCAGTATCTTATTATCTTGCTCTTGTTTCTGCTTGTTGCTATTGCCTTTTCTTTTTCACTCTCCATTTgtccgagggtctattggaaacctCCTCTCTACCTTCTCAAAGATTGGTATCCCACCTATGGGATTGTACTGAGTTTATTGTCGTTTGTAAAAAGACAGTGGACACTTTTTTGTTagtaatattattaataattgcacATTTACACCTGCGCCAGATTTGTTTATAGTGGTTCAGTCACAACTACATTAGAAGCACCAAGTTGGTGCTGCAAAAACTTTACAAATACTCCTTATGAAATCTAGATTGGTCCATATTTCTTGCCTACATGGCGATGAAGCTTGTTAGATGTTAGGTTCATAAGCTTACACTTTTTTGAAAGTTCTGCAAAGCACCTCAAGGCGGTTAATTATGTACTTTATAACGACTTTAGGCATTCCGAATCAGTctcagaaagaaaaatataatgcaGACGTCTTTTGACCACCTCACAATGCAATAAGAGTTGATCAATTATTCCTTCCTCCTTTCCTGGTTCACATGGTTACATGCTTTTTAAATATCCAGCAGTATAGGATTCCTCTTTCAATCCATATCCAGACACATTTCTTATCTGCCCGTAATTCTGCCTGGCATTCACAAAAAAATCTGTTCCGATACAATATGGTCTTTGACTTCTTTTAACCTCAAAGGCAACAACTCTGGCATTAACCTAATAGTTATTGATACTGCTAATTAAGCTACAATGAGTGGAAATTAGAAGCTCAATCGATGACCTCTCAAATGTCACTGCCAAGTCCCTCGAGGTGTCATTTTCCAACTCCTTAATGATCAATACCATTCCTCTTATCTTGGTAACGGAAACCTTAATGCAAACAAATCAACCCGagagtttaaaaaaaataaaaaattatgaactgCTACTCATATTTTCGCAACGTTCTCCATTTGTTACCTATCTGGATTTGCGTTGTGATGCTAGTACTAAGATGTTGCTCTGCTTATCCACTATTATTGTGCTTGTTCATCCTCTTTTCTTCCGATGATGCAAACCTCACTCTCACCTTGTTTGATTCCCTCAAAAGGATTTCCTTTCAGCAAGGAAGAAAGTCTCTCTCATTCCCACCTTTGGAACTCCATTTTTCTTTGGATCAAAAGGGCAAAAATCACTAGGGAGGACAAGTGACAATGTTGGTCGGACCCACTCCAGCCACGATTACGGTTCTCCAACGTGtctgtacacacacacacacacatacacataatacCCTTTAATCGCATTAAGTTGGTTGCAGCATGATTAGTACTAACCTGATATATTTGTTTTGGGAGTAATTTGTTGTGCTGTCAAAATAATGTGAACTGTGGTAAAACTCTTTTTCTAAAGAATCTGGTGAATTGCTTCTATTAGGTGAATTTGCTGTTACGCGTCATGGATAGTTCAATGAAAGAGTATGCTGCTTTTGAAGAGAAAGTGAAGCGCACTATATTCATTGACAACCTTTCACCTGTGGCTACTGAAGCCGTCATTAAAGCTGCAATTGATCAATTTGGGAATGTCATTCAGGTCAAGTTTATCCCGAACTACCTTGAACCAAAGAACATTGGACAATCTGCATTGGTTGAGCTGGAAAATGCAGCCCAGGCAAAAACTATAATCTCCGAGATAAGCAGTTCGTCATTTATGATATGTGGTATGCCAAGGCCTGTCAGGGCACGTGCTGCTGAACCAGAGATGTTTGATGACCGTCCTATAAAACCTGGTAGGAAGATAGTATGTCGATGGTTGGACTCCAACGATCCTGATTTTGAGGTCGCCAAGAAGATCAAGCTTATGGTTCGTAAACATGCAGAAGAAACCAAGTTTTGCCTCAAGGTAtactttcttttttcatttcaGTGTGTAATATTCCCCCCATCCACTTTTACTTGTCTAGTTTAGAAAATCAAGAGATAATATAAAGTCCTTTGGTTGTGAAACATGCTATCCCTGGAGTAGTTATACCACCTTTAAGGTGGGATAAAAGTAACACTACAATCCCGGAATGAGTTATCCCGTGAATTTTatcccaaccaaacatgagataagctcATCCTAAAGTTAatcccgggattagttatcccttGTACCAAACGAGCCCTTAGTTCCTAATTTGCCCTTATTATTAACTATTGCCATTTACCCATCGTTGAATTTATTACATTTAAAGGGTGACATAAGTAAAATTGTCATTCTATTTACTGCACCTTAAGGGGTGTTGCCGAGTCAATAGTGGACAAGTAAAAATGCACCGAGGGAGCATCTCACGTTGACGTATAGCCTTTTTGTcataagttctttttttttttccctctaTGTAGCATCAACTAGAGGAGGAAGAAAACCTTGCGAAACAACAGACAGAGATCTTGAACGCGGCTCATAAGAAGTATGAACTCATAGACAGTGTTGTTGGCAGCAGAGTCGCCGATCGTTTGGCAGATATTTACAGAGTGAATATTCCAAAAGCTGAACATCAGTAAACTCGTCCGTCCAACGCGTTGCACCAGAATCTGACGTAGACCTAGAGATTTTTGCTTCCTGGCGATCGATTGACATGTTTTGGTTTTAGTGAAGGCAGTAGAAAGCTCACTCTATAAAAGCTTGTGGAGTATTTGGTTGATCTTGAATTGTAATTGTTGCCCAAATGTATATACTCTAATATATGTGTCAAGTGAACCTGCAGGAGATAAGTGTATTTctactatatattatggtttgtGAAAGCCAATGCATGTATTTTCTTCATTGATCagtttttttgaagtttttttttttttagtaaagtaTCCAGTACCCCCAACTATGACAACATTTGCTACGACACATTCCAACTTCACagaggtcctattaccctcctgaactCAAGTTTAGCGTATTTCTGTCACCTTTTTTGCTGATGTGACACTTTTTTAGCTGACATGGGctccatttttatgtaataaaggtgtcacgtcagcacaaaagggcgacaaaaatacactaaaattgagttttggaaggtaataggacccctgtgaagttgaagtgtgtcgtagcaactttggccatagttcgagagggtactagatgctttatctcttttttttccaAGACGTGTTAAAATAGGAAAGCTATGAAAGTACAAACATATTCAGTATAGTTTCATAAGTGGGGTCTAGAGACATGTTGTCTACGCACATCTTACCCTTATCTTTGTCGGGTAGAGAGGTGGTTCTTGATAGACTTTCGGCTCTAGAAAAATGTTTTTCATGACAAGTTTGAGAGAAATGCACAAGTCAAAAAATACGAAGAAAGGAAGTGCCGACATTAGAAATAGTAAAAGATAACATGAATTCAGATATAGTGTCTACACCAAAAGCTACTGAGTTCACGTGAATACATATATTACATGCTAGACCGGCCTCGTGgtacaataataataaacaacataaaGCAAACAATTAAAACACAACATACATTGGAGATttcataaaacaaaacaaaacccaAATACCACATGCTTGTTAATTAAAGATTTGGAATTGGACTAGCAAACTCAAGAAGCTTTGGATCTTTTTCAAATATAGTCATATCTTGTTCATCCATCATGACTATAGCTTCAACTCCACCTCCATTTTGGTTATCCATTAAATAAAACCAACAAGTGCCAAAAGACTATTAGCAGTGTTAAAATGGGTGGATTGAGCTAAGTTTGACAGGTTAAAATGTGATGAGTGATGACTACGATATGAAATTTCTTGGACTAAATTTGGACGAATCAAAATGATCATATGTTAATAAATGACTCATTGACAAGTGGTCCTTTTAGCAAGTGGTTTTATTAAAGTGCACTCTCACAAGTGGATATCAGAAATGTAGAGAGTACTCAGATCTTATCCGTATCTTTGAAAAGGTAAAGAGAACAATCCCGATAGACCTTCGACTGAACGAAGAGTGAAAAAGAAAAGTCATGAGTAGATACATACGTTTTACGTGGTGCATTTCGCATGAAATTACCATGTAAATACCAAGCAGAACGTAtacattatataattttttgagaaaGGACATGTACCTGACCATCCTTCGCTTAAAGTTGCTCCTTTCCTGTTTAGTAGAAGATGAATATCGGTAATTAATGGTATTTAGTGGTAACAAAAATGGATAAATTGGGAAGGAACCAATTGATCTATGGTAGAAAAATTGGAATACACTAGAGAAAAGTAGGAGGATTTTTCTCAATAGGACAAATTTGTGCCTTTGCATTATATTTTGGACATAATTAAATTGTGTAATTATAACTTATGCCTTGAGTCATAATCTGTTTCATTGAATTTATGCATGACAACATGAGGCATAACATTAACTAAGTTTATGCCTTGTAATTTTTCTTTGGTTTAAGTCATTGTTACACCCTTAAACTTATCCcgaaaaattcacttagacccctcaactaaggtcTGTACCTATCAGGCCCTTCAAGTGCTAAAATTGGTACCTATCAGGCACAAAATGCTGATTTGGCAAGGAAAGTGTGTTATAGtagattaaataatattttaatttttttttaaattaaaaaacttatatttaagtcattttattaatataatttttaattattataatttcttaatttaaaaaaagaaaagaaaagcccCTCGCCCCCATTTCATCATTGTCttcaccccccccccctcccctttCGTCGTCTTCTTTGCAACCCCTTGCCcccattcatcattttcttcacaaCCCTCCGTCATCATCGTCTTCCTTTGCAAACCACGATCTCAATCATCGTCTTCTTTAGCCGTTTTACAATGCATTTTCCAGCGAGACTCGTCgaaaaattaacttcaaaatttcaagattgttcgaaattacatgtttatgaacTTAAATAACTCAAATCCAATAAAATGGGGAACCATTTTCTGCATTTTCTTGCAGAAAAtggagaaattggtatccttGATGGAGAAAGTATCATGAGAAATTAGTAAATCGAAAatcaatttgtaatttttttatttttttaaagttcagCTTCTTGCAGAACAATGGAGAAGAGAATGGAAGGGAGGGAGGGGGGGGGCGGGGGTTGAAGGGGACGGGAATGGAAGAGGTGGCGTGGGGGAGCGGGGGTTGAAGGGGACGGGTGGAGGGTTGAAGGaaccaatttatttattttaaaattataattagtttttaatacATACAATGCCATGTGTCAGCTTTTAATTAGCTTTTTTTGTCATATCATCGCGTGTATATTATACATACTTGAGCTTTTAGCTGATTAAATAAAAAAAGctcaattgaatcaaaattcagGTACGTTAAAGGTCGAATAGGAACAAACCTTAATTAAAGGATTTAAGTAAATTTTTAAGATAAGTTTGAGGATCTCTTGATAACTTTCAAGGCGCTCTAAAGCATAAAAGTTGATCAATAAATTTGAAGGACAAAAATGAAACGCCACCTCAAAGTAAAGATATTTATGCAAATGATCATAGTCTTTTGCCACTTGTTGAGCTAGTGAACCCACTCAATATTCTAGTTTGAAAAATACGCTTTTAGTATGTCCGCGTTTGACgatgaaaactaaaaaattttaaagttggagTTGGTTATCTTTtttggagaattttttttagatttttgaaacgactttttttaaacataattttatactttaatttttaaaaactatcaaaattaccCAATTGAACTAATTTACCTACAAGATACAATCAAATTTGAGAGATGACAATAATATTGACTTTGTTATTGGTGTTGCGTAAAGAGTTGCAAGAATAAACGGATTAagtatttgaaattctcatggcAAAACATCCcaattttcactaaagtaaaaatgatttaaaaaaaaaaaaaacttttatgtcCAAACGGAAACCAATTAAGAGGTGATACGTGCATTTTGTGGGGTGGGTGAGAATAATAATAGAGGTAGTACCAATCAAGAAGTGACAACGCCATATTGTGGGGTGGGTCATGATAGGAACAATAGAGGAGTACCTCAAATGTTTTCGAGcattattcaatttattttgCATCATCACACAATTATATTATCATCAATTATTTCATTAAGATTTATTTCAccatattattttgttgattgCATCATCAGTTATTAAAAGGACTTCCAATAAAGCTTTAACAGCCAAACATTTCTTTCATATTCTTCTTGGTTACTGGTATTAGTATAACTCTGGGGCTTCACATTTACACTTATAATATAGTAATATAGATGTGTATGctcgaaatttttttttttcgattttcgatctgtcgagatacataatacattcaatgaagatagattttttcctttgtaaagaaacatcgatacattttttttcgattttgagtctgtcgagatacataattagttcccgATACAcccaacaaagatacataattagttaaaatttttgtaattactttgtaaggatggAGATATGTGTATATACGGTAAGTTaaagtgtatatttatgttatttttcgtAATAAATTGGCAAGTCAAATGTTACTTTTGATGAGATATGGTGTCAAGATGGGCTAATAAACAATGGGTCAGTCAATGCATATGCCCAAACCCACCCACCTCTTagttttaagaatatttttgataGATCAATTTCTTTGGACTATATATTTAGTCCAATCCTAAATCTTTAATTAACAAGCATGTTGTGTTTGGTATTGTTTTGTTATATGAAATCTCCAATGTATGTTGTGTCTTAATTGTTTGCTTTATGTTGTTTATTGTTGTACCGCGAGGTCGGTCTAGCATGTAATATAAATCGATTTGAAAGAAACACAAACGTGAAAAGGTATGATGACAGTGTGAAGAAAGAAAGTATCGATATTAGAAATAGTGAATACAGATATATCATATAggatttcaataaaaaaaaagttattgagtTCACATGAATATGAATACACATGTTACATGCTAAACCAACCTTCTAGTACAAATACAATAAACAACCTAAAGCAAACAACTAAATCACAACATACATTGGAGATTAGCAATAATAATTACACATGCCTTTTAACTTGATCTCAGCTGAGATTTATGTACTCCAACGTTGGATGGCCGCAAATAGATTTAAACTTGTATAAGTTCGACAAGCAAAACATAAGCATTCCACGTTGCATCTGCATGGAAATCTCATGCGAAATGCGTCACGTCAAACGTGTGTGTCTACTCGtttaattttatacaagtttaagcaTTACTTGTGCATATCCCAAACTAGAGAACATAAATGCAAGCAAAAGCCGAGTTAAAAGGTACATTTATACATTGGAGATttcataaaacaaaacaaaccaaATACCACAAACTTGTTAATTAAAGATTTGGAATTGGACTAGCAAACTCAAGAAACTCTATATCTTTTCAAATATAGCCATTTCTTGTTCATCCACCTCCTCTTTGATTATTCATTAAATAAAACCACTTGTTAAAAGGGCCAGTTCCCATGCTCACTCTAATGGGCCTTCCCCAACCAAAGTCCACTTTAAATCTTTGAAGTTTCTATTCCAATTCCAAATCTTTAAATTTATATGAtctgattaaatttaaattcgtatcGAAATGTTTGATGTCATGAAGTAAAACACATTTGACAAAAACAATTTCATACCCAGGCTTGAGGCAAAAAATTCTTGTTAAAGTATTATGTGGTAGTATGTAATTTCTTGTGTTTGTTTTGTAACGTCTTTTGAGATTCTGACCATACTTGAGTTGTTGTTTATTGACTTGGACCGTACTTCTATTGGTTgtaaaaaagtgataaaatgacACAGTGGAGTTCTATACGAGGTGTTTTAAAATAAACACCATCTAATCAAAATGTTTAAGTAAAAATTAATGTCACTTATAATATAGACAATTGAGTTCACATGGTGTTTGCTTAATCATTTATCAATGCTGACTTTTTTCTTCTGACAGTTGGTCAATGTTTGTAAGTACTATATTAAggatttaataattaattatttcttacATTAAATGAAAACGTGGTTACAAACCCTACAGCAATTACAAAATATACTTTAGGATAATAACATTTTTAGCCCCTAAATTATTGATATACAATGTTTTGACATTTTCAtctagaaaatatgttatatttaactatttatttaaattaactaCTGTTCATATAAAGTATAATACAAAATTAATATTACATATGAGCAAATAAGCGTTATAAAagttaataattattataaaattgtGAATATTCATCGTCAAAAGAGTTGAAAGTGCACCAATTCAATTAAATAAAGATTTACTGTTTGGTAAGATATCAAAAGAATTAAAATCagaatttattaataaaaaatgttaCTAACCTTATATTTTATTAATCTGACATGCTTTTTTTAAGCATTAAATTAGCTTATTTTGCAGgtgatttttatataaaatttacaaaattaaaagtaaagaaatcaatcaattttctcaacataaaatattcttgattttattcatatattatgctAGTATTTCCTTAGACTTTTCCTAAATAAGTGTTTATCCATAATCAAATCTTGAATTAtattattttccaaaaaaaaaggaaacttgaattattttattctttatatatGACGTTAATTGGATTTCTTTAAataggaaagaagaataaatcgtCATTTTAGATTGCGTAATTAGTTGAAACAAGTATATATTCTTTTAATACTTATAATAATCCTTTTTAATAATAGGATTCTGTCTTAATTGAGAATAATACTCTATAATATTTTAACATCTTTAAGATACATTCTTTTTGTTTCCTCTCATATAAGATATTGTTATCGAGCTCGTAAATTTAAATTTACGTTGAAAAGTTTTATATTATCCACTTTTCCTAATTAAGGTGACAGCATATTCGAAGCTTGATTTCAAGTACAAATGACGTAATACTTATAATTACCATAATTTTTTCCACTATGCACTAGGTTTGAAAAAGAACCGAATGATAAAGAGTTAGCTATAAGCAAAACTTTTATAATAAAAGGCGACTTCCACAACTCAAATTCGTAACCattacatgacaacaactttacgtGTTATGCGAGGATTTCCTTTTCTTATACAGAGATACGATTGTATTTATTAATTCATCCGTTTCATTTCATGTGGCATAATTTGATCGtacacaaaatttttaaaattttaactaaaattttaaaaataattttagttaatgTTATGCCTCATGTTGTCATGCATAAATTCAATAACACAAATTATGACTCAGGCATAAGTTATAATGACAATTTATGTCCAAGACAAAAGAAAAATCCTATTGAGAAACAATCTGCCTCTTTTTTCTGTACTGTATGTATTCCACCTTTTTAATTATAGATTAATTGCttctcaaaaaattatataatatacgAAGATTAGATGTTAGTTAATATGAGCGTGTATTTAGTTTTTCACATTCTTTATCAAAATTTAGACACCATCACTGCACTGAATTCACATGAATACACATGTTACATGCTAAACCAACCTCCTAGTACAATAaacaacataaaggaaacaataAATCACAACATAGATTGGAAATTAGCAATAATAATTGTTAGTATGCCTTTTAACTTGTTGTTAGCTGACATTTATGTCCTCCAACGTTGGATGTCCACAAATAGTCAtttaaacttatataaagttCAACCAGTAGACATAAGCATCCCACGTCGCATCTGCATGACAATCTCATGCGAAATATGTCATGTAGGACGTGTGTGTCTACTCGTTTAACTTTATACAAGTGTGGCTTATGCACATCCCAAGTTAAAGGACATAAATACAAATAAAGCCAAGTTAAAAggtacatttatttatatattggagATTTCATAAAACCAAATACATGTCTGGATCTTTTCCAAATATAGccagatcttgttcatccatTTCAAATATAGCCATATCTTGTTCATCCATGGCTATGGCTTCAACTCCACCTCCACCTTGGTTATTCATTAAATAAAACCACTTGTTAAAAGGTCCAGTTCCCATGCTCACTCTAATGGGCCTTCCCCAACCAAAGTCCACATTTAAAGTTTGCTATTCCAATTCCAAATCTTTAAATCTATATTGATTCgactaaatttaaatttgtatcaaAATGTTTCGTGCTAGGAGGTAAAACACTTTTGACAAAAACGACTTCATACTCAGGCTTGAATCGGAAATCGAAAATTTCTTGTTAAAGTATTATGTGGTACTATGTAATTTCTTCTGTTTATTTTATAACGTCTTTTAAAATATTGTATGTTGTTTCAAGTCAAACTTAGTTTGATTATACTTGAGTGTTGTTTATTGTCACACAACATAGCCGTATTTATTTGGATCGTACTTCTATTAATTGTAAAAAAGTGATAAAACGACATAGTGGAGTTCTATATGAAGTTTTTTAAAATGAACATAATTTAATCAAGATGTTTAAATGAAAGTTAGTGTCAATTTTAAGGAACGTCAATGTCTcgatattgataaataaaaatgaaatagtGTACTTATAATATAGACAATTGAGTTCACATGGTGTTTGCTTAATCATTTATCAATGCTGACTTTTTTCTTCTGACAGTTGGTCAATGTTTGTACTATATTAAggatttaataattaattatttcttacATTAAATGAAACGTGGTTACAAACCCCACAGCAATTACAAAATATACTTTAGGGATAATAACATTTTTAGCCCCTAAATTATTGACAATGTTTTGACATTTTCAtctagaaaatatgttatatttaattatttatttaaattaattactGTTAATATAAAGTACAATACAAAATTAATATTACACATTTAGAAAAGTTAGTAATTATGATAAAATTGTGAATATTCATCGCCAAAAGAATTGAAAGTGCACCAATTCaattaaataaagatttaatGTTTGGTAAGATATCAAAAGAATTAAAATCagaatttattaataaaaaatgttactaaccttatattttattgatctgacattcttttttttttaagcattaaattagcttattttgtagggtgatttttatataaaattaataaaattaagagtaaagaaatcaatcaattttctcaacataaaatattcttgattttattcatatattatgctCGTATTTCCTAAGATTTTTCCTAAATAAGTGTTTATCCATAATCAAATCTTGAATTATATtattgtccaaaaaaaaaaaaatcttgaattatttttattctttatatatGACGTTAATTGGATTTCTTTAAataggaaagaagaataaatcgtCATTGTAGAATGCGTAATTAGTTGAAACAAGTATATATTCTTTTAATACTTGTAATAATCCTTTTTAATAATAGGATTTTGTCTTCATTGAGAATAATActctataataatattttaacatctTTAAGAtacattctttttattttcctctcATATACGATATTGTTATCGAGACGTTGAAAAGTTTCATATCATCCACTTTTCCTAATTAAAATGACTGCATATTCGAAGTTCGATTTCAAGTATAAATGATGTAATCCTTATAAttttaccataattttttttcattatgcACGAGGTTTGAAAAAGAATTGAATGACAAGAGTTTGCTATAAGCAAAACTTCTATAATAAAAGGCGACTTTCACAACTCAAACCCGTAACTATTACATAACAATAACTTTACGTGTTATGTGaggattttcttttcttatacaGAGATATGATTGTATCTATTAATTCATCCGTTTCATTTCATGTAACATAATTTAATcgaacacaaaatttaaaaaataagggaggacttgatgatatttattaaATTGACATTTATTAAAGAATATACTAttactatttttaattaagtgaaaCTAATAAAGGTAAAAATGAGATTGCgtcattaaataagaaaatatgatatttcttgtAGGACGGACCAAAAGTAATATTAATATGAGATGTGTATAAATATTCCATTAAGCATTTTTAATTAACTAAAGTTGGGTGTGTTATTATGTTAACTTCACAAAGCTACCATAAACTTACATTTATTTCCAATCTTTATTCTGTTATTCAATTCATCATCTTCCCAACTGTACTTTGACAACTATCCTCCCTATCCCCAAAAAAATTTCCATCTCTCTATCAAAAGAATTCATTCTTTTCCCCTTGTAAAAGCTCCTCCTTTCTGCTAAAAGGTTTAAGTAAATTTTCGTGTTACCAATTTATTTTCTTGTTACTGCTAAACGACACCGTTTTTGTCCACTAAGTTCTTGTTTTTATTGCTCTTAAAGTTCTTGTTTGTgataaaaaaattttttttttcttctgtgGGGTTCTTGTTTTTTGCTCAAAGATTTCATTTTTATCTGTTAAGTTTGTGTTTTGtgctaaaaaaaattcatttttttctgtTAAATTTGTGTTTTGtgcttaaaaaaaattcattttgttCTGCTAAGTACTTGTTTTTTGCtcaaagatttcatttttttctgttaagtttttgttttgtgcttaaaaaaaaaatcattttgttCTGCTTAGTACTTGTTTGTGgtcaagattttaatttttttttgtgaggtTCTTGTTTTGGTGCTAAAAAGATTTCGCTTTTTTGTtttaagtacttttttttttttttttgctgaaaGGATTTCACTTTTTAGTGGGGTTCTTGTTTTGTGCtcaaacattttttttcttttttcctgttAAATTCTTGTTTTGTgctaaaaagattttattttttctgttgAGTTGTTGTCGTTTGCTAAAAAAAGATCAGTTTTTTTCTTGTGGG
Coding sequences:
- the LOC107844691 gene encoding uncharacterized protein LOC107844691; the protein is MDSSMKEYAAFEEKVKRTIFIDNLSPVATEAVIKAAIDQFGNVIQVKFIPNYLEPKNIGQSALVELENAAQAKTIISEISSSSFMICGMPRPVRARAAEPEMFDDRPIKPGRKIVCRWLDSNDPDFEVAKKIKLMVRKHAEETKFCLKHQLEEEENLAKQQTEILNAAHKKYELIDSVVGSRVADRLADIYRVNIPKAEHQ